A window from Nitrospirota bacterium encodes these proteins:
- a CDS encoding type II toxin-antitoxin system HicA family toxin, whose protein sequence is MAPAIRLCSGSEAIRKFKRVGWTTSRQKGSHVMMTKPDYQYTLSIPQHNELGPGLLRKLIRQAGLSVEEFNNL, encoded by the coding sequence ATGGCTCCGGCCATTAGGTTATGTTCTGGATCGGAAGCAATAAGGAAATTTAAACGCGTCGGTTGGACAACCTCCCGCCAAAAGGGGTCACACGTGATGATGACCAAGCCGGACTATCAATATACACTTTCGATTCCTCAACACAATGAGCTTGGACCGGGTCTTTTACGAAAGCTTATTCGCCAAGCTGGTCTATCAGTCGAAGAGTTTAATAATCTTTAA
- a CDS encoding type II toxin-antitoxin system HicB family antitoxin translates to MKLHIVIEKDEAGYYSAEVPALPGCLSQGKTREEAIENIKEAIGGWLEVMESKQKLDLSKLVEVSV, encoded by the coding sequence ATGAAACTTCACATCGTTATTGAAAAAGATGAAGCAGGGTATTATTCGGCAGAGGTTCCAGCTCTTCCAGGATGTTTATCCCAGGGGAAAACCCGTGAAGAGGCGATTGAGAATATTAAGGAAGCTATCGGGGGATGGTTGGAAGTAATGGAATCCAAACAGAAGCTTGATCTTTCAAAGTTGGTTGAGGTTTCTGTGTAA
- a CDS encoding GTPase domain-containing protein, which translates to MSFINYSAREINCKIVYYGPGLCGKTTNLQFVYKKTDPDNKGKMISLATETERTLFFDFLPLSLGSIRGFKVRFHLYTVPGQVFYDASRKLILRGVDGVVFVADSQVERMEANIESLQNLQKNLAEHDLNLATIPYVIQYNKRDLPNVIPLEEMQKVLNPKGVPYFEGVAMSGKGVFETLKEIAKQVIFELKKNT; encoded by the coding sequence ATGTCTTTTATTAATTATTCAGCCCGCGAAATCAATTGCAAAATTGTTTATTACGGCCCGGGCCTGTGCGGTAAAACGACCAATCTTCAGTTTGTTTATAAAAAGACGGATCCCGATAATAAAGGCAAAATGATTTCCCTGGCCACCGAAACGGAGAGGACTCTCTTTTTTGATTTTCTTCCATTATCCCTGGGTTCAATCCGAGGGTTTAAAGTCCGTTTTCATCTTTATACCGTTCCCGGGCAGGTTTTTTACGATGCCAGCCGAAAGCTGATTTTAAGAGGCGTGGATGGCGTTGTCTTTGTGGCTGATTCGCAGGTCGAACGAATGGAAGCCAATATCGAGTCTTTACAAAATCTTCAAAAAAATCTGGCCGAACATGATCTTAACCTGGCTACGATTCCTTACGTCATCCAATATAATAAACGGGATCTTCCGAATGTCATTCCTTTAGAGGAGATGCAAAAAGTTCTCAATCCGAAGGGGGTCCCTTATTTCGAAGGGGTCGCCATGTCAGGGAAAGGCGTTTTCGAAACGCTCAAAGAAATTGCCAAACAGGTTATTTTTGAATTGAAGAAAAATACCTGA
- the recR gene encoding recombination protein RecR, producing MDQKGAFAHLIKQLTKLPSVGQKTAQRHAFALLKMSPKEAKEIGQAIIDIKDKLIFCSSCHNISEEALCSICSNPQRDRTKIVVVEEPSTVYAIEKTGEYKGLYHVLLGVISPLEGVSADDIHIKELMDRLGNGEVKEVIIATSPNMDGEATALYLSRVIRPLGVKATRIALGIPVGIDLEFADEVSLMKSIEGRREL from the coding sequence ATGGATCAAAAAGGGGCTTTTGCCCATCTCATTAAACAGCTCACCAAACTGCCGAGTGTCGGGCAAAAAACCGCTCAGCGCCACGCTTTCGCTCTATTGAAAATGTCTCCAAAAGAGGCCAAAGAAATCGGTCAGGCCATCATCGATATTAAAGACAAGCTGATCTTTTGTTCGAGTTGCCATAATATTTCAGAAGAGGCCCTTTGTTCGATCTGTTCAAACCCGCAGAGGGATCGAACAAAAATCGTGGTTGTTGAAGAGCCAAGCACTGTCTATGCGATTGAAAAAACGGGGGAATATAAGGGATTATATCATGTGCTTCTGGGTGTCATTTCTCCACTGGAAGGGGTATCGGCCGACGATATTCATATTAAAGAATTAATGGATCGGTTAGGAAACGGTGAAGTTAAGGAGGTTATTATCGCCACCAGCCCTAACATGGACGGGGAAGCGACGGCGCTTTATCTATCCAGGGTGATCCGTCCTTTGGGTGTAAAGGCCACTCGCATCGCGTTAGGGATTCCTGTAGGGATCGATCTGGAGTTCGCCGACGAAGTGAGTTTGATGAAATCAATCGAAGGCAGACGGGAGCTTTGA
- a CDS encoding heavy-metal-associated domain-containing protein: protein METKILDVKGMTCQHCVKTVTGALGQIKGVKSVDIVLEKGTVTVVYDPAQARTDQFKTAVEEAGYEIS from the coding sequence ATGGAAACTAAGATTCTGGATGTGAAGGGGATGACCTGTCAGCATTGTGTTAAAACCGTTACAGGGGCCCTCGGGCAAATTAAAGGGGTAAAAAGCGTCGACATTGTTTTGGAAAAGGGAACAGTCACCGTAGTCTACGATCCCGCCCAGGCGCGGACCGATCAATTTAAAACCGCCGTCGAGGAAGCCGGATATGAAATCTCCTGA
- a CDS encoding metal-sensitive transcriptional regulator → MKSPEKECHPRDKTVVQPDKEALSKRLSRIEGQVRGVSKMVEEDRYCVDIVTQLSAIKSALDEVGLRLLEDHTKGCVKEAIQHGGGEDAIAELMQVTRKFIRSS, encoded by the coding sequence ATGAAATCTCCTGAAAAAGAATGCCATCCGCGCGATAAAACGGTGGTTCAACCTGATAAAGAAGCTTTGTCGAAACGGCTCAGCCGGATTGAGGGACAGGTCAGGGGGGTATCTAAAATGGTTGAAGAAGACCGTTATTGCGTAGATATCGTGACCCAGCTGAGCGCCATAAAATCAGCTTTAGATGAAGTGGGGTTGCGGCTCCTGGAAGACCATACTAAAGGGTGCGTTAAGGAGGCGATTCAACATGGAGGGGGGGAGGACGCGATTGCGGAGTTAATGCAGGTGACCCGCAAATTCATCCGCTCGTCATGA
- a CDS encoding YbaB/EbfC family nucleoid-associated protein: MLGDMMRQAQVLQEKMAQTQAEVGKKTVEANSGGGMVTVVANGRQEIISIKIDPQVVNPEDIEMLQDLILASMNEALKKSKEMMAEEMKGLTGGLNIPGMF; encoded by the coding sequence ATGCTTGGAGATATGATGCGGCAAGCGCAGGTCCTCCAGGAAAAAATGGCGCAAACCCAGGCAGAAGTCGGAAAAAAGACGGTTGAAGCGAACTCCGGCGGAGGGATGGTGACCGTGGTCGCAAATGGCAGGCAGGAGATTATTTCGATAAAGATTGATCCTCAGGTCGTTAATCCGGAGGATATTGAAATGCTCCAGGACCTTATTCTGGCATCGATGAACGAAGCCTTGAAAAAAAGCAAAGAAATGATGGCGGAAGAGATGAAGGGGCTCACGGGCGGTTTAAACATTCCAGGAATGTTTTAA
- a CDS encoding roadblock/LC7 domain-containing protein, whose product MSDLNMIMGEEEFTLIETELKRLNEQVTAKVIFLVDKNGQLIASSGETKGIDTTALASLTAGNIAATSGMAQLLGEKEFSILFHEGDKDNIHIALVGSRMILVTIFNNKSALGIVRLRVKKSVETLSQVFENIFKKVEKDRNSKQASKSPFAEITEDDIEKLFG is encoded by the coding sequence GTGTCTGATTTAAATATGATTATGGGTGAAGAGGAATTCACGCTCATTGAAACTGAATTAAAAAGGCTGAATGAGCAGGTGACCGCAAAGGTTATTTTCCTCGTTGATAAAAATGGACAACTCATCGCTTCCTCAGGGGAGACCAAAGGAATCGACACAACCGCCCTTGCTTCATTAACTGCAGGGAATATTGCGGCGACCTCCGGAATGGCTCAACTGCTGGGGGAAAAGGAATTTTCAATATTGTTTCACGAAGGCGATAAGGATAATATTCACATTGCCCTCGTAGGATCCCGCATGATTCTTGTGACGATTTTTAATAATAAATCTGCCCTTGGAATTGTTCGTCTTCGCGTTAAAAAGAGTGTAGAAACCTTAAGCCAGGTTTTTGAGAATATTTTTAAAAAAGTTGAAAAAGACAGGAACTCGAAACAAGCTTCAAAATCTCCATTTGCGGAGATTACAGAAGACGATATTGAAAAACTTTTTGGGTAA
- the dnaX gene encoding DNA polymerase III subunit gamma/tau — protein sequence MSYQVFARKWRPQKFEEMVGQAPVAQTLLNAIQSSRLAHAYLFSGARGVGKTSMARLLAKAVNCEKGPTINPCGECSLCKEIAAGVSVDVLEIDGASNRGIDNIRELKDQIKYVPLKGKYKVYIIDEVHMLTTEAFNALLKTLEEPPPHTVFILATTELHKIPSTILSRCQQFQFKKIGRLEIMAQLKRIIEEEKIQVSEKALLVVAKSANGSMRDALSILDQVVSFSGLDVSDDDVRSILGVVDMKTIYDMTEALSRKDFPGVLTLFRGVINAGHDLKYFCQEWINHVRNLMMMQLMPDPKSFLDLPNDEISDLSKLAHLFSLDQLQRFFKIFTQVEEDIRFSSQPALVMEVAFIKSASLQALEPLQNLIDRLNGLASSLPKTSDAESSFSSSPVQSTRHPERAESLEKIKPPIVEAFIVQEEDFQKCWTRLMHNLKQKKPNLESYLKQSLWVTQDKDLIKIGYPAASPFIFFLEKEESIKSLMAECREVFNKTLSIQVLAVQESDQKPVPGKGVNPQKLDSLSLVEKVKETLGGKIIEVKELK from the coding sequence ATGAGTTATCAGGTTTTCGCCAGAAAATGGCGTCCACAAAAATTTGAAGAAATGGTTGGCCAGGCTCCCGTGGCTCAAACCTTGCTCAATGCCATTCAATCCAGCCGCCTTGCTCATGCCTATCTGTTTTCGGGAGCCAGAGGTGTTGGCAAAACCTCAATGGCCCGTTTATTGGCAAAAGCGGTTAATTGTGAAAAGGGGCCGACGATTAATCCCTGCGGGGAGTGTTCTCTCTGTAAGGAAATTGCCGCGGGGGTTTCGGTCGATGTGCTGGAAATCGACGGCGCTTCAAACCGGGGAATTGATAATATCCGGGAATTAAAGGATCAAATTAAATATGTGCCCTTAAAAGGAAAATATAAAGTTTATATTATTGATGAAGTTCATATGTTGACGACGGAGGCCTTTAACGCCCTCCTGAAAACTCTGGAAGAGCCTCCCCCTCATACGGTTTTCATTCTGGCGACGACGGAGCTTCATAAAATTCCTTCGACGATCCTTTCCCGATGCCAGCAGTTTCAATTTAAGAAAATCGGCCGCCTCGAAATCATGGCACAGCTTAAGCGGATTATTGAGGAGGAAAAGATCCAGGTCTCCGAGAAGGCGCTTTTAGTCGTCGCCAAGTCGGCTAATGGAAGCATGCGGGATGCCTTAAGTATTTTAGACCAGGTGGTCTCTTTTAGCGGTTTAGATGTGTCTGACGACGATGTCCGGTCGATCCTGGGCGTGGTCGATATGAAAACAATCTATGACATGACCGAAGCGCTTTCAAGAAAAGATTTCCCGGGGGTGTTAACCCTTTTCAGGGGGGTGATCAATGCCGGGCACGATTTAAAATATTTCTGTCAGGAATGGATCAATCATGTCCGGAATCTGATGATGATGCAGTTAATGCCGGATCCAAAATCGTTTTTAGACCTTCCGAATGACGAAATTTCCGATCTTTCAAAATTAGCCCATCTGTTTTCGCTGGACCAGCTCCAGCGCTTTTTCAAAATCTTTACCCAGGTGGAGGAAGACATCCGTTTTTCTTCACAACCCGCTTTGGTCATGGAAGTCGCTTTTATCAAGTCGGCGTCGCTTCAGGCGTTGGAGCCCCTGCAGAATTTAATTGACCGCCTTAACGGCCTGGCCTCTTCTCTTCCGAAAACTTCGGACGCCGAATCTTCGTTTTCCTCCTCTCCGGTTCAATCGACGCGTCATCCGGAGCGGGCAGAATCCCTGGAAAAGATAAAACCGCCGATCGTGGAAGCCTTCATCGTTCAGGAGGAAGATTTTCAAAAATGTTGGACCAGGCTGATGCATAATTTGAAACAGAAAAAGCCTAATCTTGAGTCGTATTTAAAGCAAAGCTTATGGGTGACTCAGGACAAAGATCTGATTAAAATCGGTTATCCGGCGGCTTCTCCCTTCATATTCTTTTTAGAAAAAGAGGAAAGTATAAAATCTCTTATGGCAGAATGCCGGGAGGTTTTCAATAAAACGCTTTCAATTCAGGTTTTGGCCGTTCAAGAGTCCGACCAAAAACCGGTCCCTGGGAAAGGGGTAAATCCTCAAAAACTTGACAGTCTATCGCTTGTCGAAAAAGTCAAAGAGACGTTGGGCGGAAAAATTATTGAGGTTAAAGAGTTAAAGTGA
- a CDS encoding ankyrin repeat domain-containing protein — protein MKHLACFLTALFLFVSVSSAQTVPNTPLVWAIQNSEHEDVTKINSMLASGADVNEKNYQGMTPLMIALSMGQYEIAKLLIAHGADTNATTDDGTSVLHIAVGTSIIGIDTNKEIINSLLKRGAQVNSSRTGGGTPLMTASYSNDAEIVKILLNRGALVNVQDKDGATPLLNAVKGLSIAPAGRRNSNTVRLLLEHKAKVNVADKFDVTPLSAAGFLSDRNRGTLSLENDKKLSVEIAGLLLKLGANPNFKSPNRNGFTLLQYAENDKNIELVNLLKKAGAK, from the coding sequence ATGAAACATTTAGCATGCTTCTTAACAGCATTATTCTTATTTGTTTCTGTGTCTTCAGCACAAACTGTTCCGAATACTCCGCTTGTATGGGCGATTCAAAACTCTGAACATGAAGATGTTACAAAAATTAATTCTATGCTGGCAAGTGGAGCGGATGTAAATGAAAAAAATTACCAAGGCATGACACCCCTGATGATTGCGTTGTCTATGGGCCAATATGAAATTGCAAAATTGCTCATTGCTCACGGCGCAGATACCAATGCAACAACCGATGATGGAACTTCAGTTCTTCATATTGCTGTGGGTACATCAATTATCGGAATAGACACGAACAAAGAAATTATAAACTCGCTTTTGAAAAGAGGAGCTCAAGTCAATTCTTCCAGGACAGGTGGAGGCACGCCATTGATGACCGCATCTTATAGCAACGACGCCGAAATAGTGAAGATCCTGCTCAATCGAGGAGCTCTTGTAAATGTACAAGATAAAGACGGTGCCACCCCCTTGTTAAATGCGGTAAAGGGCTTATCCATTGCACCCGCAGGTCGAAGGAATAGCAATACCGTAAGGTTATTGCTGGAGCACAAAGCAAAGGTCAATGTCGCAGATAAATTTGACGTGACTCCCTTATCCGCTGCTGGGTTCCTTAGTGATAGGAATCGCGGCACCTTATCTTTAGAAAACGATAAAAAGCTATCTGTCGAAATCGCAGGGCTTTTACTAAAGCTTGGAGCAAATCCAAATTTTAAAAGTCCGAACCGAAACGGATTTACACTTCTACAATATGCGGAAAACGATAAAAATATTGAGCTGGTCAATTTATTAAAAAAAGCTGGAGCAAAATAA